AgttttgtgtacttatccctTGGATCTGGCCAGGACTAAACTTGCCTTCCAGGTATTGCAATGCAAAACCTAGTATTGCTTTCTTTGGCCTTAGGTCTACACTTCCCGTTGCTCACTTTCCATTCTAGGCTACAGGCTACTTCCGTGCTTGTGCATTTCCACTTCATTGCAGTTGACAAACCATAGTGTAATATCAATGAAATGGACTGTCAGCATAACTGCAGCTGCATTACAGTTTGACTTGTAAGCTGCAGTAGTCCTGTTTTTTAAGACTTCATTAGCTTGCCATCATTCGTGTGCAATCGAGTTTATGTAATGCTTCTGGATTGCTCATATGGAAAACCTAAAAtagtaataatagattaatttaaagtagtaAAATACTCCCATGTTACCCTTTTTTGGCAAAGAAAATGTATAGATTTATGGCTGAAGTAGTAGATGGTGCTCTTACAAGAAAACAACATCTACTTCTGAGCAGAAGGAATATCACGTTATGTTGCCATGAAAAGGTGCTACCTAGATTGTGAATTGTCTATCAGTAATCTCTTGAGAGTAAATTTCCCGACACATTTGGATAAGCAATTTGGTGTTGTATTAGTGTTCTACTTATATTGTGGATTCTCCTTTTGCTTTTCATTGTGATGTGATaagcttgttttgttttgttttgcttaaAGGTCAATAGTTCAGACCAAATCAGTAGTGGTTTGAAGAGGGCAAGATCTCAACCAAAATATGGAGGAATAAAGGATGTTTTTAAAGGTGTTTATTCAGAAGGTGGAGTGCGAGCTCTCTATCGTGGAGTAGGTATGCAGACTTAGATATGTCTAACCGGTTACTCAAGCACCATAAAATTCTCTTGAACTGAAAActgttttatctatatattcctgctttgctttttttttttagacaaaaggCTTTCTAGCCCTGCTTTTACTGAAGCAGAATAACGGTTTTGGCTGGGGTTACCAGCTTACAAGTTTTCTAGGGAACAAAAAACTGTAGCAGCAGAAAGGCCAACCCTCCAggccaaaaacaaaaaagaaggcCATCATGGCACAACACACCTGACATAGCAAACCTCCTTCTTCAAAAGCTAACCCAAGTAAACAGACAGACTTTACTGATCTAAACACTAAAAACATGAAACCCACTGACTTAACCAATCCCAACTCTCCCTCTGGCTTGAGCTAGCTGCGATACGCTATCCTGAAGTTTTTCAATCGCCTGATCCAGCATAGCCTCCTCCTTGCTTTTCAGAAGAGTCCTCCAATTCCTTAGAAGACAAATAATCCGAAAAATAATTGTCACAGGAGAAGagactatttttttcctaaaaatcatatcattccTAGTATTCCAGAGCGACCAACTAACAGCTGCAAGTAAAGTTATGCCCCATCTACTATTCCTATTACCAGCTCTACCAATACATAACTGGTAAAAGATTCCTGCTTTGCTTTGGACTTGAGTATCAGTATTCTCAGTACCTCCATCACTGTAATAGTTTTGCTGAGACCTCCATCTGAACTATTTGTGTTAAGGTCCAACGCTCATGGGAATACTTCCTTATGCTGGTCTTAAATTCTACATATACGAAGGGCTGAAGGTACATGTACCTGAAGATTATAAAAATTCTGTCACATTGAAATTGTCttgtggtgctgctgctggattATTTGGGCAAACTCTAACTTACCCACTAGATGTTGTCAGGAGGCAGATGCAGGTATTCCATTTATGACATCCTTTTCTGGTGTAtcctttttttacttttcttgaAAACTGTTCCTCAAGTATTTATCATCTTCGCATCTGCTTGTATTTTGTAGGTTCAGAGTCAGCAATACCGTGATCAATTTGGTGCCCCACAGATAAGGGGTACATTCCAGGGTCTTATGGTTATCAAACAAACACAAGGATGGAGGCAATTGTTTGCTGGCTTGAGCCTCAATTACATCAAGGTAGTCCTGTGGATAATTATTGGTTTCCCCTTCTATGctttaattataataaaatatacatagGTGCTTATGTACATTCGGAATTGCTGAAAGAGATGATATTAGTCAAATAATCAAGAATGATAGGTCCAATGGCATTTCAAACAACCAGAACATAAGTACATGACCTATTTCACTGACTAGACACAAGTGATAATACTTGCTGTCTTATTAGCTGTTAGACCTTAAACTCCGAACCTTTACacccaagcaaaaaaaaaagcattctTGTGCTTGCTTTGCCTCTGAAACTTTGGTAGTTCATAATAATTCTGGCAATGTTCTGCACCCTAATCTGGCGTCAGGTGACGTGCTAGTAATTTGTGTTTATATTTCATTCCACTGAAAAGTTTcacatttttatttcattccACCGTGTTTATATTTCATTCCACTGAACTGTGCGAATATTTCTAGTGCCATGTATAAACTTCTGcagacatttttttcttcttgaacGTAATTTTCCTTGGCTCCTTTCAGTTATACAACACTGAATCACATGCTTGTCTTCAACTTTCTTGTTTTAGATATGAGCAATTCTATGATTTACCATTGGCAAGCACTCGATTGTATGGTTATTCAACTTTCTTTCTTTAGGGGGACTATTTGTCCATGGCCGTTTCAGTTGAAAACCTTGTTGGATGGTGTCGTACATTCAGGAGTATATAGTTGTACTTGCATAAATGTGTTGAGTTAGTCAGATTGGCGATTCTGAAATATTATTGCTTTTTATAGGTGGTACCCTCTGTTGCTATTGGTTTTACTGCATATGATACGATGAAGAATTTGCTCAAGATACCTCCCAGAGAGAAGCAGATGTCAGGTCATGGTTCAACATGAAGTTTCTATCCATCCATAAGGAAGTCGCTACGGAGCAAGGTTCTTATCTAAAGATATTGTGTGCCATTTGTCAAGCCACAATTGTATAAAGCCTGAGGTTCAATCCTGTCAAATAGTAGTTGCGTTAACAGCTTACATATTCTTTCGATTCTTTGTTCTCATTCATTACATCCACTGGATGTGGAATGTTGTAAACCTGTAGGATCTTACCAAGGTTTTGAAACTCAAATACGGGCTTTCCCTAAAATCTTGGCCCATTCCTCCAGAGCTGTTcattaatattgttttttttttatgccaaGGGTTTTCAGTTCCTCGTCGTCAAGGATGGATTGATACGAATGTACAGTAacatgtgtaaaaaaaatggctaATATTGTCTAGCATCACAAACTAGAGGTATTGTTTGCAGGATTTTTCATTGTTACTCGTAGCCCCGTAGATCCTAGCCATGTAGATGGGTTAGTTGATTCTCCTGAATGTAATTTGACGTTGAGCTCAGTTTGGTTGAAATCCATccgagaaaaagaaaaacagatgCCAGTGTCTATTATTGGTTCAATACTTTGCCCAACTGTTGTGTTTGTTTTGATTCAATTGAAGCAGATTGTAACTCAATAGCGTACTATCCTTTTCGTTTCAGCGTATAAGAtgttctattattttattaatctataaaaatatatattttatagttaatatagATTTATGTGTATGTTACGAATATAAGTAAAACCAAAAATATCTCATAACAATAGATATCTGTGGCAACGTCCATTAGCTACAGAGCAAGCCACGACTTTGTCGGACTCTGCCCATCCCACACGGGTATTAAGAAACGCAGCACCTCCTCGTGGAGCTCGTGCGGGTTATTGTTTAggtgttttattaaaaaatataaataatatattttaaataaataataatttatatgtgttttttagcgatttaaaagctaagactataaaataaactccggtaaaaaattataatgaacttaagatttaatattaaatttttaaatttttcttataatataagcgaaaagacacGTACTttctccattctaaaataaaaccaaTCTTTCAGCATGTCCAGCATTTGATCTTCTGCcttatttgaaaaaactttaagaaataaaaaaaattagttacacgtaaagtactattcatgatttatcatctaataaaaataaaaatattgatcgtaaaatttttttaaataagacgaagagtcaaacattataggtaaaaagtaaaggaaaaattacaaggatgccattataaatttggaaAATCGTAGATATGTTATCTTGGTCCACGTGTCATTAATTCATGTGAATCTCGTATATTATTGAGATAGCAGTGTCATATTTCTACCTTTGTAAAATCATAATGACATGATCATAAATTtctcaaaagtaaaaaaattgttttgttttggaagAGAACGAGTAGACATCTCTTAGCCCAAGTGACCGTTCGCCGCCGAGCATCGGGCCGCAAGCCGACGCCTTTTCCGGCAACCAGAGCGTgctcttttgatttttaatcgCCTTCCACTATTCCAACTTCAAAGTCGTTTCGGCCCATCCGAAGCGAACGCAACGAACCGATCGCGCGTCCGTGGCGTGGCGAGTGGCGACGTGGGCGGCGATATCGGCTCGGGGATTCGGCTTGTCTCCTTCCCGgtgccggggggggggggggggggggggggggggggggggggggtgccgCCTTGCCGGCTAACGGAATGCGGATGCTGCAACGCGCGGGGCGATATCCCTCGTCCCCCACTCTGTAAAAGCGACGCGAGTGGCGGACAGCGACCGACGAGTCGACGACGGGCGTCGTAACGTAAGCTAGCGGAACCGGTTTCAAAACGACTGGTTTGTGGCCGTTCGTTTGAGCAGGTAAAAGTTGTTCTTGCCTCCTGACTAGTATTTGACCGATCAGGCAGGTCTCGTCAGTTAGttcttgacaaaaaaaatcgtttTACTCCCCGGGTTAATTATATGTAGTAGTAGGTTTGATTGGGCAAGGATAGGATGCGAATCTGGTTAAATCGGTGTTCAAGCTCATCACGTTTCAAAAGATGAAATTTAAAAGGTGACATGCTCGAATCTTGTATCCATGAACTGGAAAGGTTACGAAATGTAAGCATTGACCCGCCCTTCTATAATCTCTGCTGCAACTCTTTCGGTATCAACTCCATTGACTCCATCCCTCTCGGCTTCTTGGACGACTAGTTAAGTAGCAGTAGTACAACAACACTGAACAACTCTGCACTATTTTTTGCTTCTTTTCTCCTACTCCATGTACGGCGGGGGATTGATTCTGCACCGTTACTTCAGATGACCTCTACTCCGAAAGTCCATGGAGGCGCATCACACGTGAAGCTGTACACCGTACATGCACGTATCATCTTTAACGGAGAGCATCTTAATTGTGTCCAGTGCAATAAAAAGAAACTGCATTCTCTTTCATGATGATTATGTAcctgcatttttgtttttcttctagaTTTATAATCATCTATAGGTTATTTATCagagattaaggttgagaaacATTATGCTTCTTAATGAATGAGAAATAAATGGGGATAGGAGAATATGTATGGATAGGATAGgaagaattttgaataataAGTGATTCATATGACACATGGTACTATAAATAGCATAAAAAAATACCtatcttttaatatataatttgaattataaaaatatttatattttacaacgAAGGGAGTAGCCTTCAGCATTCATTTCCGTAGCTTCGCTTACAAGTGCAGCAAGAGCTACGTTTGCCGTTACTTTGTGCACATGGAGCAGTTTCTACGTACTGCCGTTTCTGAAGACCGGACATTTGCCATCCGATGGACGAGCATTACGAATACGTACCGGATATACCTAGTCACgcagcaagctagctagctcatcaGCTTGAATATGCCTCGCACGTACAAAGCTATACCATTTCGCTTCCGGTTAACGCAAGCGGCCGGAGAATGGCTCGcgactaaggccttgtttagttcctaattttttttctataaacatcacatcgaatttttagacacctaaataaaccATTAAACATAggtgaaccaaaaaactaattccgcagttatggaagaaatcttgagacaaatcttttgagcctaattagcccatgattagccataagttcTACATTAaataacatgtgctaataacggattaattaggctcaaaagattcgtctcgcagtttctagcctagccgtgaaattcattttttcattcgtgtccaaaaatcccttccgacatccaatcaaacatttaatgtgacacttcttctaaaaattttctcaatctaaacaccacctaatttATCGTAAACGGAAACAGAGCACACAGTACGTACACACAGTAGAACAAGAGAAAAGAACACACAGAAAAGGAGGCTgcaggctagctagctagcttgccaCTGGACCAAGTCATCTCAGCCGCGATGGGCATGCATGCTCGCTCCAGCGGGCGGTGGTTGGGGAATCACATCGATCGTCGTCTTCGGGAACGCACGGACGTGCTGATCGTACAGTGAATACTCATCCAAGTTGACAGTTAGACACGCATGTGACtacgtgatcgatcgatcactagCTGCAAGGCGTGGTACAGTTTTGTACTAGTACAAAAGAATAAACGATCCAATAACGACCGAGGAAATCAACCTCGGTAATGACGGCAATGCAATCTTGTTTAACCTGACGTACGTTTTGCTCTCCTGACATGCAGCTGTGTACGTACGCGTGAAAGTGCCTGACGGCGTACAGTCGTACATGCGTAGTACGAACTCTCTCCTCCTCGTGTTTAAGACAGGGGCACCGCTGCTACGACGTGTACGTACGCAGAGCATGTATAGCAAGGCAGTGAGTGGCAGATGTATACATAGTAatatctctctctcccatggtattttttatcatttatgttCAGTATTtgactatccgtcttatttaaaaaaaatttataattagtattttttttattaaatgacaaaatataaatgatacttTATCTggctatttttaaaaaatattttgtttaaaaaacgaATGTTAAATATTAGACGCAGAAATCTACCAAATGTAGTTATATTATGACGGAGGTAATATTAGTACGTGCACTTTGCCGTACGTGACATGTCGCGC
This is a stretch of genomic DNA from Oryza brachyantha chromosome 1, ObraRS2, whole genome shotgun sequence. It encodes these proteins:
- the LOC102706144 gene encoding mitochondrial carrier protein CoAc1-like is translated as MGTPSQGSAAVAAAGVDLCALDLVPVFAKEMIAGGVAGAFSKTAIAPLERLKILLQTRTNEFSSLGVVKSLKKLRQHDGVLGFYKGNGASVLRIVPYAALHYMAYERYRCWILNNCPSLGSGPLVDLLAGSASGGTAVLCTYPLDLARTKLAFQVNSSDQISSGLKRARSQPKYGGIKDVFKGVYSEGGVRALYRGVGPTLMGILPYAGLKFYIYEGLKVHVPEDYKNSVTLKLSCGAAAGLFGQTLTYPLDVVRRQMQVQSQQYRDQFGAPQIRGTFQGLMVIKQTQGWRQLFAGLSLNYIKVVPSVAIGFTAYDTMKNLLKIPPREKQMSGHGST